TTAGGGTCGGCCCTGACAGCCAGCACCACCGCGGAAACATGGGGCTGAATCCACAGATGGGAACTGACttctatcctctctctctctctttttttttttttttttgaaaccattattattattttcttgaacGCCCTGGAAATTGCTGGTGTTTATTTAGGAAGTGTGACACAGTTATTGGGTCCTTAGAAACTCGGGATTTAAGGGGTTTGATTTGGCTCACAAATGGCTTGAAAAAGAAACAGCGCACCTGGGGTCAGGCGGGTCATCACAATAACAAAAAGCGCGTCTACAAAATAAAAAGCCCTTTTATAAAGAAAGGCAATCCCGGAAATCCACTGCGAGCCTTCCTGGTGACCATCTAGCTAGGCCTATTCTCAGGTTTAATTGGCAGGCGGTTTATTGGCGCCTTATTGGTGTTGATTGAAATTTTGCTCTCAGTTCTTTCTCTTAAGAATTAGCATCTCAAGTCGATTTACCTGAGTCAATTATCTTTTTAGAGTCTGGGTTTGGCcataaatttgcaaatattcatTAAACGCACTTTGTAAATATCCCTCTTTCCAATCACCACCCAAACCTCTATTATTTCCTAAgaaagacttgtttttttttaaggcttccaTAAAAAGAAATTGATCAGGGAGCTATATTTGAATTAAGACATATTAAATCGATGACAGATACATATCATGCTGTGTTTAACAAGAGTTGTACAAGGAGGCGGGTTCCAGATTCCGCACGGCTCTGCTGCactattattcacatttttacaGCCTTTCCTTCATGCCTTCACCCATTAAACCATTAAATTTCAGCAATTCAATAAAACAAAGCAGTTATAATTTTGAGGAAAAGCTATTTTGAAGGGGGTGGAGGTACCCGTTTTATTGCACAATAAAAATGCTCAATAGTCCATATTAAAAGGTAggttgtgtttattttcttctttagtcgttcactttttttttggtttgtttttacttATAACCTGCAGGATTGAATGCAAAGCTATTATCGAAGTAATGATGCTCATTGCCAAGGAATTCAAATAAGGGAAACTCCTTTGAAATTTTCTGAGAGAGGATGAAGACAGTGGTGACAATTCCAAAAATGATGCTTCCCCCATAAACCATCCAAAGAGATGGCAGTCCTCGCTCCACTTTTGCCTGGTTGGCTAGAGACATTTTAAGTCTCTGAAAGGAAAATTGTCAAAGGACTCATCCTCTCCAAATACAGATGCGGATTTAGTCTCtgttgtttattaatttttttcgtTGTGTTTGCACTCATGCCTTTCTTATTTCCCCATATATGAACTTcactgaaattaaagaaaaaaaccatttGAAATTTGATTGTAgtattttctttgtttgcttgtcAGTTTTATAAGAGGAATGACATTCCCAAGGCTCACGGGGAAGTTCCCTGTTAAACATTGCTCACACCGACGTAAATGGGACTATCAAATcagttcttttgaaaatatttcttaccaCTTTTCAGGACCATCTATCTCCCAGGACCCTAAAGATGATGGCTCTACACAGTCTATTTTTACTTGGACTGCAAACGAATTAacctgataactttttttttttttttgtatctccaAGGGGGGGGATCATATTTAAGTcattatcacctttttttttatttacaagtaATTTTATACAGGGcaacaaaatacaaattaaaaacccTGACGTTAATTTTTGAGCATCTTAGAACATCACAAAATTTTCAGCTCCTACAAAGGAGCTGAAGTGACACTTGGGCAGCAATAACCCTAAAGTTTGGGGATGCCACATTTCTCCACCCTCTCAAAAGTGACGCAGGAAcctagttctctttttaaagaggTGTGGTAACAAATCGCTTGGAAAGAATGgggctcacttaaaaaaaaaagggccagtttatagttttcaaataagACATCTTGCCTACTatatcagtttattataaaatgatgACAAGGTAAAAGGTATTCTATTAATAAATagcttgattttaaaatattcactttattggattaattttaatttatggtcctttcaaagaaactgaggcacacataTGGAGTACTTTCTGGGACGGAAAGAAATTCTGCGTAAAGGATATTGTTTACTTAGCCGCTTCCCTCCGGAGAGATGCTGTTTGGCCTGCCCTGCCACTGTATCTCAGAAAGGCAAAAGTTAGAATCGCTACCcgacgctcccccccccccaaactcccTCCCTCCCGTAGATCTAATTGGAAGTGGCAGATCTAGAACTGACGAGCAGTGAGATTACACTTCGAGCCAACTCCTTTGAACCACGTTGAAAAGGACTGCATGAGCGAAAAAGTCGAGGTAAAACGGTTCCTTTTtcggaaatatttattttgacttcACCTGGTGTCTTGCGGAGCCAAATCACCTAAATTGTTTTGCAACCAATAGGACGTCCTTAATATCCGTCCTCAGAGAGGGCCTGTCTCTGCGCCCTACGTGAGCGCTCGGCAGATTGGGTGTCCTTCCCAAATACGAAGTTTCTAGCATCACCTCTAGAAGTACGACGACGGGTTATACTCTGTTCACCTTCCTCCTCCAGAGAGCAGCCCAGCGCTCTTCCAATGGAGGAGGTAGAAAGTGTTTGCACGCTGGGGGAGACGCTGCGTGCGGCGAGGCGGAGGTTTTTGAAGTTGGGGGCTATGCCCCTTCCATCTTttgtcccggggtgggggggttcccagcccccacccaccccgctcCCTCCGGCCGCGTGCCGGCGCACGGTCTCCGAAAGGAGCGTCATGGGAACGCGGGGCGCTGCGCGCGCAGGCCCAGCGCAAACTTTCTGCAAGTGCAACTTGGGCATCCCCCTGGAAGGCGGGGACGCAGGGctccaggggaggagggggcgcgaAGCGAAAGCGAAGGCGGCGGCGAGCACGGGGGCGGATCCCTGCTGGGCCGGAGGCCTGAATGGGAGCCAATCCGGCAGCCGTGGCTGCTGCCAATCACGCTGTTCCCTCCAATCCCACCCGTGCCATTTCCAAAATCTCGGTCCCACTGTGCAGCTCAAATGTGGTGTTGGCTCTGCCAATCGCTGGAGGACAGAGTGGGAACAGGAATAAGCAGAGTTAGGAGGCCAGGACAAAGAAGTTAAAGGGAGCctaatatatacatgtttttgaaggtgggcagagggaaaaaaagtccCCCCAGTGAGGGTCTATGGGTCTGATTGTGTAGTTCTGATGGAGCCCCCTTTGAGCAAGAGGAACCCGCCAGCGCTGAGATTAGCGGATTTGGCAACGGCTCAGGCCAGGCCGCTTCAGAATATGACAGGCTTCCCGGCGCTGGCCAGCCCGCCCGCCCACTCCCAAGGCCGCGCCACAGCCACGCACCTCCGCCCTCGGGACCTGAGCGCTGACCCCGGCGTGGCCATCACTCCGCTCGGACCCGAGCACATGGCTCAGGCGAGCGCGCTCGGCCTCagccctccctcccaggctctcccGGCACAGCCCGAGGCGCCGGCGGCCGCCGCCCGTGCTGCAGCCTCGGACACGCACCCCGGCGCCTGCACCTACCCGGGTGGCGGGGGCAGCAGCCGCGCGCAGCcctccgcgcccccgcccccagcccctcctcttcctccctccccttcgccccctccccctccttctcctcctccccctccccctccccctcctcctgccctctcgGGCTACACCACCACCGACagtggcggcggcggcagcagcggcaAAGGCCACAGCAGGGACTTCGTCCTCCGGAGGGACCTTTTCGCCACGGCCCCCGCGGCGGCCATGCACGGGGTCCCGCTCGGAGGGGAGCAGCGGTCTGGCACGGGCTCCCCCCAGCACTCGGCCCCGCCTCCCCACTCGGCCGGCATGTTCATCTCGGCCAGCGGCACCTACGCGGGCCCGGACAGCAGCGGCGGCGGGGGCCCGGCGCTTTTCCCCGCGCTGCACGACGCTCCGGGAGCCCCCGGCGGCCACCCGCACCCGCTCAACGGCCAGATGCGCCTGGGGCtggcggcggcagcggcagccGCGGCAGCTGAGCTGTACGGCCGCGCCGAGCCGCCCTTCGCGCCGCGCTCCGGGGATGCGCACTACGGGGCGGTGGCGGCCGCTGCAGCCGCCGCCCTGCACGGCTACGGAGCCGTGAACTTAAACCTGAACCTGGCGGCCGCGGCTGctgcggcggcggccgggccgggcccccaCCTGCAGCACCACGCGCCGCccccggcgccgccgccgccgccggcgcCCGCGCAGCACCCGCACCagcaccacccccacctcccaggggcGGCCGGGGCCTTCCTGCGCTACATGC
This DNA window, taken from Canis lupus baileyi chromosome 17, mCanLup2.hap1, whole genome shotgun sequence, encodes the following:
- the ZIC5 gene encoding zinc finger protein ZIC 5, with the protein product MEPPLSKRNPPALRLADLATAQARPLQNMTGFPALASPPAHSQGRATATHLRPRDLSADPGVAITPLGPEHMAQASALGLSPPSQALPAQPEAPAAAARAAASDTHPGACTYPGGGGSSRAQPSAPPPPAPPLPPSPSPPPPPSPPPPPPPPPPALSGYTTTDSGGGGSSGKGHSRDFVLRRDLFATAPAAAMHGVPLGGEQRSGTGSPQHSAPPPHSAGMFISASGTYAGPDSSGGGGPALFPALHDAPGAPGGHPHPLNGQMRLGLAAAAAAAAAELYGRAEPPFAPRSGDAHYGAVAAAAAAALHGYGAVNLNLNLAAAAAAAAAGPGPHLQHHAPPPAPPPPPAPAQHPHQHHPHLPGAAGAFLRYMRQPIKQELICKWIDPEELAGPPPPPPPPPPPPPPPAGGAKPCSKTFGTMHELVNHVTVEHVGGPEQSNHVCFWEDCPREGKPFKAKYKLINHIRVHTGEKPFPCPFPGCGKVFARSENLKIHKRTHTGEKPFKCEFDGCDRKFANSSDRKKHSHVHTSDKPYYCKIRGCDKSYTHPSSLRKHMKIHCKSPPPSPGALGYSSVGTPVGAPVSPVLDPTRSRSSTLSPQVTNLNEWYVCQASGAPSHLHTPSSNGTTSESEDEEIYGNSEVARTIH